GAGTCGATGGGGGTCACCAATTAGAGCCTTGGGGACATCGCGTTCAATTTTCACCACAATTTTAACACCCTTTTTCTGCGCACTGAAAGAAATTGTGTTGACCATGTTGTCAATGACTTCTTTGAGTTGGAAATCGATATTTTCCATGTCCAACTTACCGGCATCAATTTTTGAAAAATCAAGGATGTCATTGAGAATGGCAAGGAGATTTTCTGCTGAATAGTGAGCCTTTTCAATATAATTTTTTTGTTTATCATCAAGGTCTGTCTTAAGCGCCAGATGCATCATTCCAAGGATAGCATTCATCGGTGTCCGTATCTCGTGGCTCATATTGGCCAAAAATTCAGATTTAGCCTGGTTGGCGGCTTCTGCTTCGACCTTGGCGATCTGCAGTTCCGAATTGGCGGTTTCAAGATCAATCGTCCGTTCACTGACACGCTTTTCGAGTTCATCATGGGCTTGTTGCAAGGCGGTCAGCAGATTCTCCTTTTCATCAATGGATTTGCTGATGGAACGAATCATTTTATTCAATATTTTCCCCAATGCTTTGGTTTCCCTTGTCCCGGTAATGGGCATGTCAGCGGATGATATTCCGCCTTTTTCAATGCCTTCAGCGGCAACCATCAGTTTCCTTAAAGGATTTGTCAGGGTTTTTGAAACAAGTATGGATGAAACAATGGAGAGCGCAAGAAAAAGGATAGACAAAAAGAAAATGGTTTTTACCAAGGTCCGGGATGCACTTTCTATTTCATTCACATAAACCGAGCTTGCAATATACCAGTCAAATGGGGGGAAGTATTCAATATAGGCCCGTTTTAAAAATTTGAATTTCCCTCTATGCCCTGGTTTGTCCCAGATATATTCATAAGCCTTTTCTGGTGTTTGGGACGCCGTTATAAAATCTTTGAACAGGGCATTCCCCGTGGAGGGATTGGTTAGAACACTACCGTCCGTCCCGATAAGGGAAGGATGGACAAGGATTTTATTATTGCTGGTGAAAATAAACATGTAGCCGCTTTTAGCCAGGCGAACCTTTGAAAATGTCTCCTGGAGTTCGGAAACGATAGCATCCAGCCTCTTTTGGGCATCAAGTTCAATATCTTCTATATACACACCGGTTCCGACAACCCAGCCCCATGGTTTGAAAAGAGCAACATACGAAATTTTAGGTTGATCTTCAGTAAGGCCGTTTTCGGTGGGTTTTGGCCACCGGTAATCGACATATCCCTGACCCTTGGCAAGACAGATCTCCACAAATGCCTGAAAAAGGTTCTGTTTGATCCCCAGGGCACAGTTGAATTTTGGATCGTCAAGAATGGTATTGTCCAGTTCAGGGATAGTCGGATGCATGATCATTCTGGGTATCGGCCGTTCAGTGTCATTGATCCACAGGTACCCCACGCCCTTGTCATATCTCATCCCTCGGATAATGGCGATGGCTTGCTTTTTCGCCTGTTCCTGGGTCAAAATGCCTTGGCGGAACTTATCGTGGAACTGATGGATCGCCGCAATAGCGATATTGACAACGTTTCTTCTTTCATTTTTTCGGGTTTCAAGCAGATTTTTTTTATGAAAAAGCAGACTATGGTATTCATTTTCGACATTCAACATGACCGTGTTCAGTATATTCCTTGCGTTTTCCTCCTGAATTGCGGACAGGGTTCTCAGGGTTTCTATTTGAACACAATAAATGATGCCGGTAACAGTTGAAACAACGATACACACGACTATCATCAGTATTCTTGATCGCAAGGATTGTAACATATATTCTCCGGATAATGTTTCGGCAAGAATGCTATATTATTAATACCATTTTTTTCAGGTTCCGTGCCAGGCATTTTCAACCATTGCAAAGATACGATTTGACAAAAACAGATCTCCGGTTACATGAATAGTGCCAAAACTTGAAGAAATAAAAAAAATTTTGAAACTTCCCCTTTGTTAGTGTAAACTTCTATATATCGTAAATCTTTATAATTTATTTCTTTTTTTAAACTCTAAAGACTATATCCTAAAACGTGTTGCAAAAGGCTTAAACCTTTGCTCCATAGCTTACATACCGGTCCGGCATGCTAAAAAGATTCTTTGTGCAACACAACACAAAAAGGCAGTAAAACGAAGCGCTCTTTTGCCTATGAAAAATTATTGGAGAACAAATAGACTTGGGAAAATTCATCTATACAGGTTTTGCCTCACAAGCCGGCGCAACTTGACAGCCATTAAGGAGGTTATGATGATTACATGTATCCCTATCCGGAAAAATCGTATTCATCCCGGCAGCCGGGAAATGTTTACCCTGCTTTTGGCCGGTATGTTTTTTTATATCATTGCAGGGTATTGCATTCCGGCCGCGGCAAAAGAGCAGATCAATATCGGCATTCTCATGGCCAACGACACCCGCCAAAACCCGGTGAAAGGTTTCCAAAAAGGATTGGCAGATATTGCAGGAAACTGTATTGAAAAATTCACATATACGATTGTAAATGCCCACAATCAAAAACACAGACTCCCTGAACTTGCCAAAAAAATCATTGCGGCCAAGCCGGATATTGCCGTGGCCGCAGGGGGGATCGAAGCAGATGCCCTGATGGCCGCCACCAGAGAAACAAGCATCCCAGTCGTGTTTCTTTCCGTATCATCATCCATTGACAGGGGGCTGGCCTCAACCATGACTGCACCGGACAAAAATATCACAGGCATAGAGACCAACGATACCAATATTACAGCAAAACGGATGTGGTTCATTAAACGGATCTTGCCCGATGCCCAAAAAATATTCTGCTTTCATATGCCATCCAATGTTGCCTCTGTGGAATGCATTAAAATCGCCAGGAAAAAAGCCAAAGAACTCGGCTTGAAACTTATCACAAAAGAAGTAGAAACCGTTTATGATATCCAAAATGCTGCACAGATGATCTTTCGGGAAAACATAGATGTAATCCTTATAAATCCCGTGGCCGTCATTCACGGCACCCTGAAGGATGTCATCCTGCCAAGGGCCATGGAACAAAAAATCCCGATATTTGGGTATGGCATGGCAAGCGTAGAAAAAGGTGCATTTGCCTCATACGCAGGGTCCAGGTATCTCAATGGAAAACAGGCTGCCCGCCTGGCACATAAAATTGCCCACGGTGAAAGCATCAGGAATATCCCCATTGAAACGCCTGAAAAATACGAATTCGTTATTAATACATGGATGGTTAAAACACTGGGACTCACCCTCCCATCAAACGCCTATAAAATGGCGGACAAAATCGTCGAGATTAAATTTTAAAAAAGAGGACCTATGAAATGGTGGAATAAAATCAGTGTGAAACTAACACTGGCCATTTTCCTCATGGCCGTGTTGCCTTTGGGTGGATTTGGCATTTTATCCACCGCCAAAATTCGTTCTGCATTGCTGATGTCCGTATCCCAGACCAATTTTGCGTCGGCAAAAAGGGCAGGTAATACCATTGAGGCGGCGGTTCATGATACCATCGTGGATATCCGCATTATTATGGAAAACAACGGGTTTGAAAATCAAGATCTGCATGATCGTGAATGGACCCTCCAACTGCTGCTCAAAGCATTTCCGCAGCTATCTTCAATGACGGTCACGAATGCTTCCGGAACGCCTTTATTAAAAGTGACAAAAGAAGACACCTATTACCCCGGTAAAATCGAAAACAAGCAGGACATTAAGGCGACCTTTGACACGTTGAAAGCAAAACAACTGATCCGACGGATTTCAAGGAGCGGCCACGGTTTTTTAATCCTTCCGGTTGATCTGTTTTTTGTCAACCCATTGGCCCGGGAAAACAGCTTTGCGTTGACCCTGGAAATCAATATGAACCGGCTGCTTGAAAACATATCAGACCAGCATATCCTTAACGCCGGATATCTATATGTCTTGGATGAAAAAGGTGAAATCGTCCTCTATCCGGATAAAAGCGCGACCCTTTCCAGGGAAAAAGCCACATACAATCCCCTTGCGACTTTGTTTGAACAAGGCAAAAAGGTGCCAAGAACGATAGCACACCACAAAAACCGGGACGACACGCCGGTGGTATCCAATGCATTCGTCACAGCCCAACCACGCCTTTTGGTGGTGGTGGAGCAGAGAGC
Above is a window of uncultured Desulfobacter sp. DNA encoding:
- a CDS encoding ABC transporter substrate-binding protein produces the protein MMITCIPIRKNRIHPGSREMFTLLLAGMFFYIIAGYCIPAAAKEQINIGILMANDTRQNPVKGFQKGLADIAGNCIEKFTYTIVNAHNQKHRLPELAKKIIAAKPDIAVAAGGIEADALMAATRETSIPVVFLSVSSSIDRGLASTMTAPDKNITGIETNDTNITAKRMWFIKRILPDAQKIFCFHMPSNVASVECIKIARKKAKELGLKLITKEVETVYDIQNAAQMIFRENIDVILINPVAVIHGTLKDVILPRAMEQKIPIFGYGMASVEKGAFASYAGSRYLNGKQAARLAHKIAHGESIRNIPIETPEKYEFVINTWMVKTLGLTLPSNAYKMADKIVEIKF
- a CDS encoding cache domain-containing protein, with the protein product MLQSLRSRILMIVVCIVVSTVTGIIYCVQIETLRTLSAIQEENARNILNTVMLNVENEYHSLLFHKKNLLETRKNERRNVVNIAIAAIHQFHDKFRQGILTQEQAKKQAIAIIRGMRYDKGVGYLWINDTERPIPRMIMHPTIPELDNTILDDPKFNCALGIKQNLFQAFVEICLAKGQGYVDYRWPKPTENGLTEDQPKISYVALFKPWGWVVGTGVYIEDIELDAQKRLDAIVSELQETFSKVRLAKSGYMFIFTSNNKILVHPSLIGTDGSVLTNPSTGNALFKDFITASQTPEKAYEYIWDKPGHRGKFKFLKRAYIEYFPPFDWYIASSVYVNEIESASRTLVKTIFFLSILFLALSIVSSILVSKTLTNPLRKLMVAAEGIEKGGISSADMPITGTRETKALGKILNKMIRSISKSIDEKENLLTALQQAHDELEKRVSERTIDLETANSELQIAKVEAEAANQAKSEFLANMSHEIRTPMNAILGMMHLALKTDLDDKQKNYIEKAHYSAENLLAILNDILDFSKIDAGKLDMENIDFQLKEVIDNMVNTISFSAQKKGVKIVVKIERDVPKALIGDPHRLSQVLVNLGGNAVKFSNQGDIVSLIIAAKEEDESTVVLQFSVQDTGIGMSLDQQEKLFKPFTQADGSTTRQYGGTGLGLAISKKIVQLMDGRIWVESVKDFGSNFSFIVRLGKQIAHPDKIGSSAAISKGTVDQALGKIRGSRILIVEDNEINQEVARELLTRNNIVVETANDGLEALNILANKKFDGVLMDCQMPVMDGYETTRKIREQEKFKDLPIIAMTANAMVGDREKALNVGMNDHIAKPIDPDEMYRTMAKWISSM